From Salmo salar chromosome ssa04, Ssal_v3.1, whole genome shotgun sequence, one genomic window encodes:
- the LOC123742444 gene encoding uncharacterized protein, whose protein sequence is MESHLSATAYLVLALVSTTSGFFWTPRGPQMYPCLTYMERNLRVDCEFPVEDNPAHLGPYCEYKQDSRLVGSTYPNAVSLVSTDNRRRANVSLVNPTVCRLTWAPMADDKPYTYTCRVYQGSTWKENSMAVHQRILPICSALSVMFHTGLFLLSLVMSLPVTMGLLSP, encoded by the exons ATGGAGTCGCATCTCTCTGCCACCGCATATCTCGTCCTAG CATTGGTCTCCACAACATCTGGGTTCTTCTGGACTCCCCGAGGTCCTCAGATGTACCCATGCCTCACCTACATGGAGCGCAACCTGCGGGTAGACTGTGAGTTCCCTGTGGAAGACAACCCTGCACACCTAGGCCCCTACTGCGAGTACAAGCAGGACAGCCGACTG GTGGGCAGCACCTACCCCAACGCTGTGTCCCTGGTGTCCACAGACAACCGAAGGAGGGCCAACGTGAGCCTGGTCAACCCCACCGTGTGTCGTCTTACCTGGGCTCCGATGGCGGACGATAAGCCCTACACCTACACCTGCagggtgtaccaggggtctaCCTGGAAGGAGAACAGCATGGCTGTACACCAGC gAATTCTTCCAATCTGTTCAGCCCTCAGCGTGATGTTCCATACTGGGCTATTTCTTCTGTCCCTTGTGATGTCACTTCCTGTAACTAtgggtctcctctctccctga
- the thy1 gene encoding thy-1 membrane glycoprotein, giving the protein MYILATAVCLLGFASAQKVTKLTSCLTKEKNLRMDCKYELTAATPVPICTYTQENNVVGSTDPAKSQDPTFKNRGAVAIMEGITTCRLNLTGFSDDKPKNFTCTIKQKETVSKTSTVEKKLLLQCSAWSEHGSMLMLTVTSLFLLLEAKWL; this is encoded by the exons ATGTACATCCTAGCCACAGCTGTCTGCCTGTTGG GTTTTGCCTCAGCCCAGAAGGTGACTAAGCTGACCTCCTGCCTGACGAAGGAGAAAAACCTGAGGATGGACTGTAAATACGAGCTGACAGCTGCGACACCAGTTCCTATCTGCACATACACCCAGGAGAACAATGTGGTGGGCAGCACAGACCCTGCTAAGAGTCAGGACCCCACCTTCAAGAACCGTGGTGCTGTCGCCATCATGGAAGGCATCACCACCTGCCGTCTCAACCTCACTGGCTTTTCCGACGACAAGCCCAAGAACTTCACCTGCACCATCAAGCAGAAAGAGACGGTGTCAAAAACTTCCACTGTGGAAAAGA agcTACTCCTCCAGTGTTCAGCGTGGAGTGAGCATGGCAGCATGTTGATGTTGACTGTGACGTCACTTTTTTTGCTGCTGGAAGCCAAGTGGCTGTGA